One stretch of Dyella jiangningensis DNA includes these proteins:
- a CDS encoding CBS domain-containing protein produces MRQVKHLLEGKGTDIYSIAPDAPVLEAIKHMAERRVGALLVMRGERLVGIVSERDYARKVILQGRSSAQTAVSEIMSSPALTVGPDTDVFDCMRLCTDSRIRHLPVVAGDAVVGVISIGDLVKEVIDAQAEQIEQLQRYITS; encoded by the coding sequence ATGCGCCAGGTCAAGCATTTGCTGGAAGGCAAGGGCACCGACATCTACAGCATCGCACCGGACGCGCCCGTACTCGAAGCGATCAAGCACATGGCCGAGCGCCGCGTCGGCGCCCTGCTGGTGATGCGCGGCGAACGGCTGGTAGGCATCGTTTCCGAGCGCGACTACGCGCGCAAGGTCATCCTGCAGGGCCGCTCTTCCGCACAGACCGCCGTCTCGGAAATCATGAGCAGTCCCGCGCTTACCGTGGGGCCGGACACCGACGTGTTCGACTGCATGCGCCTTTGTACCGACAGTCGTATTCGCCATCTGCCGGTGGTGGCCGGCGACGCGGTGGTCGGCGTCATTTCGATCGGCGACCTGGTGAAGGAAGTCATCGACGCGCAGGCCGAACAGATCGAACAACTGCAGCGCTACATCACCAGCTGA
- a CDS encoding serine hydrolase domain-containing protein, with protein MTFRTISLVVVAALGLSFVPLHVRAATPPADSAAATPQTLPPERLKEALSAYQQWLDRLDQRNEVAGLATAVVVDDKVVFEDTIGYANASTREPITPETVFRLASLSKAFATALTGVLVGDGKLSWDTKLAAVLPFFHLKSDSAAEQATVRDILGQRLGLPKNTYDNMLEENIPYEELARKLDEVTLTCDVGQCYGYQNIAFSLIGDIVYAQTGDFFSRQVDKRIFFPLGMKTASYGREGLEESKSWARPHRQTSNGWIPFEPKQAYYRVAPAAGVNASLRDMEQWLIAQMGGRPDVLPAKLLDTLHTPEVATPVELHSSPWRRARLSDASYALGWRVFDYEGETMVFHAGAVEGYRTMIGFLPKYRIGVVTMWNSSGPTPAGLMPMVFDELLGLPHVDWAGIEGSAPKTSAIAKGKTRSKGRTAASGRGHKHDLPADHDLSGN; from the coding sequence ATGACGTTTCGCACGATTTCATTGGTCGTCGTCGCGGCACTGGGATTGTCCTTCGTCCCGTTGCATGTGCGCGCCGCCACGCCCCCCGCCGACTCTGCCGCGGCAACCCCACAGACGCTGCCGCCCGAACGCCTCAAGGAAGCGCTGAGCGCCTACCAGCAGTGGCTGGATCGCCTGGACCAGCGCAATGAAGTGGCCGGCCTCGCCACCGCGGTGGTGGTCGACGACAAGGTCGTCTTCGAGGACACCATCGGCTACGCCAACGCCAGCACGCGCGAGCCGATCACACCGGAAACGGTATTTCGCCTTGCCTCGCTCTCCAAGGCGTTCGCCACCGCCCTGACCGGCGTGCTGGTAGGCGACGGCAAGCTGAGCTGGGACACCAAGCTCGCTGCAGTGCTGCCGTTCTTCCATCTCAAGAGCGACAGCGCCGCCGAACAGGCCACCGTGCGCGACATCCTCGGCCAGCGGCTGGGTCTGCCGAAGAACACCTACGACAACATGCTCGAGGAAAACATCCCGTACGAGGAGCTCGCGCGCAAGCTCGACGAGGTCACGCTCACCTGCGACGTGGGCCAGTGCTACGGCTACCAGAACATCGCCTTCAGCCTGATCGGCGACATCGTCTATGCGCAGACCGGCGACTTCTTCAGCCGCCAGGTCGACAAGCGCATCTTCTTTCCTCTCGGCATGAAGACGGCCAGCTACGGCCGCGAAGGCCTGGAGGAGAGCAAGAGCTGGGCGCGTCCGCATCGACAGACCAGCAACGGATGGATTCCCTTCGAACCCAAGCAGGCCTATTACCGCGTGGCGCCCGCCGCCGGCGTCAACGCCAGCCTGCGCGACATGGAGCAGTGGCTGATCGCGCAGATGGGTGGCCGGCCGGACGTGCTGCCGGCCAAGCTGCTGGACACCCTGCACACACCGGAAGTCGCCACGCCCGTGGAACTGCACTCCTCACCCTGGCGTCGCGCGCGATTGTCGGATGCGTCCTATGCGCTCGGCTGGCGCGTGTTCGACTACGAAGGCGAGACGATGGTGTTCCACGCCGGCGCCGTCGAGGGCTACCGCACCATGATCGGCTTCCTGCCGAAGTACCGCATCGGCGTGGTGACGATGTGGAACTCGTCGGGTCCGACACCCGCCGGCCTGATGCCGATGGTGTTCGACGAACTGCTCGGCCTTCCGCACGTGGATTGGGCCGGCATCGAAGGCAGCGCGCCGAAGACCTCGGCCATCGCCAAGGGCAAGACACGCAGCAAGGGCAGAACCGCCGCCAGCGGCCGCGGCCACAAGCACGATCTCCCGGCGGACCACGATCTCTCGGGGAATTGA
- a CDS encoding Hsp33 family molecular chaperone HslO produces METVLVEDVLHRFMLERAGVRGVLVRLGAAWREVAGRSAYPAALRSVLGQTLAASALLTGNIKLEGALSVELKSTGPLRLLFAECTDQGRLRGLARWSDPLPETLDLAALPNAIMAITIGHAERGQRYQGLVDLQHPDLASALENYFSQSEQLPARIVLAADGEHAVGLMLQKLPEEGGIDAVQDEDAWTRIQHLTATLGQEELLTTAPEQLLYRLYHEESVRLFEPRPLAFGCSCTRERVEAVLRSLGRDEVEAALEAREGEIEVICEFCAQRYTFDRIDAEHLLSPSPQASAPSTAQ; encoded by the coding sequence GTGGAAACCGTGCTTGTCGAAGATGTGTTGCATCGATTCATGCTCGAACGCGCCGGCGTGCGCGGCGTGCTGGTCCGCCTGGGCGCGGCCTGGCGCGAGGTCGCCGGCCGCTCGGCGTATCCGGCCGCCTTGCGCTCGGTACTGGGGCAGACGCTCGCCGCCAGCGCGCTGCTGACCGGCAACATCAAGCTGGAAGGTGCGCTCTCGGTCGAACTGAAGAGCACCGGTCCGTTGCGCCTGCTGTTCGCCGAATGCACGGACCAGGGGCGCCTGCGCGGCCTGGCGCGCTGGAGCGATCCGCTGCCGGAGACGCTTGACCTGGCCGCGCTGCCCAACGCCATCATGGCCATCACCATCGGCCATGCCGAGCGCGGCCAGCGCTACCAGGGCCTGGTGGACCTGCAGCATCCGGATCTGGCGTCGGCCCTGGAAAATTACTTCAGCCAGTCCGAGCAGTTGCCGGCCCGCATTGTGTTGGCGGCCGATGGCGAGCACGCGGTCGGCCTGATGCTGCAGAAGCTGCCGGAGGAAGGCGGCATCGACGCCGTGCAGGACGAGGACGCGTGGACGCGCATTCAGCACCTCACGGCGACGCTGGGGCAGGAGGAGCTGCTGACCACCGCGCCGGAACAATTGTTGTATCGCCTCTATCACGAGGAATCGGTGCGCCTGTTCGAACCGCGCCCGCTGGCCTTCGGCTGCAGTTGCACGCGCGAGCGCGTGGAAGCGGTGTTGCGCTCGCTCGGTCGTGACGAAGTGGAAGCGGCGCTGGAAGCGCGTGAAGGGGAGATCGAAGTGATCTGCGAGTTCTGCGCCCAGCGCTATACGTTCGACCGCATCGATGCCGAACACCTGCTCAGCCCGAGCCCGCAGGCCAGCGCGCCGAGCACGGCGCAGTAA
- a CDS encoding GMC family oxidoreductase — protein MTYDYIIVGAGSAGCVLANRLSAHRGKRVLLLEAGPSDWHPLIHMPAGIARLANNRHFNWNYHTEPEPQLHDRRLWWPRGKTLGGSSAINAMIYARGVPGDYDRWAQATGDARWSWEQVLPWFIHSEDNTRGASALHGAGGPLGVSDLRHHNELSAAFIDAGVSAGHPRNDDFNGARQEGFGLYQVTQRDGRRCSTAVAYLQPARQRPNLEVRTKAAVARVVIRDGRAVGVQLQGHAAILEAGEVILAGGAINTPQLLMLSGIGPADHLREHGVVVQADVPDVGAHLQDHLDICTLDGSTRKVSYDHLNELAAGWRFLRHRDGPGSSNVAEAGGFVRSRLATDERCDIQFHFVPAQLDDHGRHRLPGYGYTVHACYLHPRSRGQLRLRSADPAQPIAIHANYLGDAEGHDLQRMVEAARLSREILSQPAFASYRGAPVFPERALQTDAEYIDFIRRKAETIYHPAGTCRMGDDAAAPLDSELRVRGIEGLRVVDASAMPSLPSGNTNAPVIMMAERASELILGAT, from the coding sequence GTGACGTACGACTACATCATCGTGGGTGCCGGTTCGGCCGGCTGCGTGCTGGCCAACCGCTTGAGCGCCCATCGCGGCAAGCGCGTACTGCTGCTCGAGGCGGGACCGAGCGACTGGCATCCGCTGATCCACATGCCTGCCGGCATCGCCCGCCTGGCCAACAACCGCCATTTCAACTGGAACTACCACACCGAGCCCGAGCCGCAACTGCATGACCGACGGCTGTGGTGGCCACGCGGCAAGACGCTGGGGGGTTCCAGCGCCATCAACGCGATGATCTACGCGCGCGGCGTGCCCGGCGACTACGACCGCTGGGCGCAGGCCACCGGCGATGCGCGCTGGTCGTGGGAACAGGTGCTTCCCTGGTTCATCCATAGCGAAGACAACACCCGCGGCGCCAGCGCACTGCACGGCGCAGGCGGGCCACTTGGCGTGAGCGACCTGCGCCATCACAACGAACTGTCGGCGGCGTTCATCGACGCAGGTGTCAGTGCCGGCCATCCGCGCAACGACGACTTCAACGGCGCGCGGCAGGAAGGCTTCGGCCTGTACCAGGTCACGCAGCGCGATGGCCGGCGCTGCTCGACCGCGGTGGCCTACCTGCAGCCGGCACGACAACGGCCGAATCTCGAAGTGCGCACCAAGGCGGCGGTCGCCCGCGTGGTGATCCGCGATGGACGCGCCGTGGGCGTGCAGTTGCAGGGTCATGCGGCGATCCTCGAAGCGGGCGAAGTCATCCTCGCCGGCGGCGCCATCAATACGCCGCAGTTGCTGATGCTCTCCGGCATCGGGCCGGCGGATCACCTGCGCGAGCATGGCGTTGTGGTGCAGGCCGATGTGCCGGACGTCGGCGCGCACCTGCAGGATCACCTGGACATCTGCACGCTCGACGGCAGCACGCGGAAGGTTTCCTACGATCATCTCAACGAGCTCGCGGCGGGCTGGCGATTCCTGCGTCATCGCGATGGTCCCGGCAGTTCCAACGTGGCGGAAGCCGGCGGCTTCGTGCGCAGCCGGCTGGCCACGGACGAGCGCTGTGACATCCAGTTCCATTTCGTGCCTGCGCAGCTGGACGACCACGGTCGTCATCGTCTGCCCGGCTACGGCTATACGGTGCACGCGTGCTATTTGCACCCACGCAGCCGTGGCCAACTGCGTCTGCGTTCGGCGGATCCTGCGCAGCCGATCGCCATCCATGCGAACTACCTCGGCGATGCAGAGGGACACGACCTGCAGCGCATGGTCGAGGCCGCCCGCCTGTCGCGCGAAATCCTTTCGCAGCCGGCCTTCGCGTCCTATCGCGGCGCGCCCGTCTTTCCCGAACGAGCGCTGCAGACCGATGCGGAGTACATCGACTTCATCCGGCGCAAGGCCGAGACGATTTATCACCCCGCGGGCACCTGCCGCATGGGCGACGACGCAGCCGCCCCGCTCGACAGCGAACTTCGCGTGCGCGGCATCGAGGGACTGCGTGTGGTCGATGCCTCGGCGATGCCGAGCCTGCCGAGCGGCAACACCAATGCACCGGTGATCATGATGGCCGAACGGGCGAGCGAGCTGATCCTGGGCGCAACATGA
- a CDS encoding glycosyltransferase family 2 protein — protein sequence MPRLTIVVPAYNEAAVLEAFHARLNRVLDDLPMDCSVLYVDDGSSDDTWSLIEGVVHRDARTGAIKLSRNFGKEAALTAGLDHVDADAAVVIDADLQDPPELIPSLVERWREGYDVVYATRTAREGETALKRLTASLFYRSMERLSDTSVPRDTGDFRLLSRRALEALRQLRERQRFMKGLFTWIGYRQTAVYYLREPRQAGRTKWNYWRLMQLAIEGITSFSTAPLRLATWVGLLSSVLAFLYGTWVFGKAALYGDPVKGYPSLMVAILFLGGVQLLALGVIGEYLGRNYAEAKQRPLYFIEERRRPRAEIRSPL from the coding sequence ATGCCACGCCTCACCATCGTCGTGCCCGCCTACAACGAAGCCGCGGTGCTGGAAGCGTTCCACGCCCGGCTCAATCGCGTGCTCGACGACCTGCCGATGGACTGCAGCGTGCTGTATGTCGATGACGGCAGCAGCGACGACACCTGGTCGTTGATCGAAGGAGTGGTCCACCGCGACGCGCGCACCGGCGCCATCAAGCTGTCGCGCAACTTCGGCAAGGAAGCGGCGCTGACCGCCGGCCTCGACCATGTCGACGCCGATGCCGCCGTGGTGATCGACGCCGACCTGCAGGATCCGCCCGAGTTGATTCCCTCGCTGGTGGAACGCTGGCGCGAGGGCTACGACGTGGTCTATGCGACGCGCACGGCCCGCGAAGGCGAAACGGCCCTCAAGCGTCTCACGGCGTCGCTGTTCTACCGCAGCATGGAGCGACTCTCCGACACCAGCGTGCCGCGCGATACCGGTGATTTCCGCCTGCTTTCGCGCCGGGCCCTCGAAGCGCTGCGCCAGCTGCGCGAGCGGCAGCGTTTCATGAAGGGCCTGTTCACCTGGATAGGCTACCGCCAGACCGCGGTCTACTACCTGCGCGAACCGCGCCAGGCCGGGCGGACCAAATGGAACTACTGGCGATTGATGCAGTTGGCCATCGAAGGCATCACGTCGTTCTCCACGGCGCCGCTGCGGCTGGCGACCTGGGTCGGCCTGCTGTCGTCGGTGCTGGCCTTCCTGTATGGCACCTGGGTGTTCGGCAAGGCCGCGCTTTATGGCGATCCCGTGAAGGGTTATCCCTCGCTGATGGTGGCGATCCTGTTCCTGGGCGGCGTGCAGTTGCTGGCCCTGGGCGTGATCGGCGAATACCTGGGCCGCAACTATGCGGAAGCCAAGCAGCGCCCGCTGTACTTCATCGAAGAACGGCGCCGGCCTCGCGCGGAGATCCGCAGCCCGCTCTAG
- the mtgA gene encoding monofunctional biosynthetic peptidoglycan transglycosylase codes for MTSRRPLLVRLLRPLALLVLSWLALSLLMVLVLRFVPPWTSAVMMERQLGALLHGEKDFHVRHRWVPWNQVSPYVPLAMVAGEDQKFPFHHGFDFDSIQDAMDAADEGRRLRGASTISQQTAKNLFLWNGRSFVRKGLEAYFTVLIELTWPKQRILEVYMNIAELGDGIYGVGAASDAYFRTPPSRLSPAQAARLAAVLPSPRRFHADRPSAYVQGRANWIQQQMGQLGGPGYLEGRQAIRETRRR; via the coding sequence ATGACCTCACGACGCCCGCTGCTAGTCCGCCTGCTCCGCCCGCTTGCCCTGCTCGTGCTGTCCTGGCTGGCCTTGAGCTTGCTGATGGTGCTGGTGCTGCGCTTCGTGCCGCCATGGACGTCGGCGGTCATGATGGAACGCCAGCTTGGCGCCTTGCTGCATGGCGAGAAGGATTTCCACGTGCGCCATCGCTGGGTGCCGTGGAATCAGGTCTCGCCATACGTGCCACTGGCGATGGTGGCGGGCGAGGATCAGAAGTTTCCGTTCCACCATGGTTTCGATTTCGATTCGATCCAGGATGCGATGGACGCCGCCGACGAAGGGCGGCGCCTGCGCGGCGCCAGCACGATCAGCCAGCAGACCGCCAAGAACCTGTTCCTCTGGAATGGGCGCAGCTTTGTCCGCAAGGGCCTGGAGGCGTATTTCACCGTGCTGATCGAACTGACCTGGCCCAAGCAGCGCATCCTCGAGGTGTACATGAACATCGCCGAGCTGGGCGATGGCATCTACGGCGTGGGCGCGGCCAGCGATGCGTACTTCCGCACACCGCCGTCGCGGCTGAGTCCTGCGCAGGCGGCCCGGCTCGCGGCCGTGCTGCCCAGCCCACGCCGCTTTCATGCCGATCGCCCCAGCGCCTATGTGCAGGGGCGCGCGAACTGGATCCAGCAACAGATGGGCCAGCTGGGCGGTCCGGGATACCTGGAAGGCCGCCAGGCCATCCGCGAAACCCGCCGGCGCTGA
- a CDS encoding NTP/NDP exchange transporter — translation MLSTVAFFFVMMAYYIIRPVREQLSGAVGSKELPLFYGITFVVMLLLTPVFGAMVARFPRKRLLGWSYSFFVLCLVAFVPAFVLQDRIGARELGSVFFVWVSVFNLFVVSLFWSLMADIFQSEQARRVFPTIALGGMAGAVTGPGFGKLLVGLIGVPALLVVSAIALLLALGLLLTLSTRYDHCSPGAHDEAVGGSLWAGIKESWTRPFLRYMAVLMVLGDGIGTLAYALMADYTYSHYPDRVARTNFYYNLDWATNILGAVLQLTVTRWLLVRKGAGWGLVVPALVNLALLLLVMVLGIGNISVFGFAVPMLAIMMAGTRGFAYGMTKPASDALYTRVPRETRYKGKNFVETTIWRFGDLAVTTGVNLLGSLGVAVAGMAGIGAGISALATWVAARAGRSPDLLPEQQDGTAAPQAVRTAGA, via the coding sequence GTGCTTTCCACCGTGGCCTTCTTCTTCGTGATGATGGCCTACTACATCATCCGGCCCGTGCGCGAACAACTCAGCGGCGCCGTCGGATCAAAAGAACTGCCCTTGTTCTACGGCATCACGTTCGTCGTGATGCTGCTGCTGACACCCGTGTTCGGTGCCATGGTGGCGCGTTTCCCGCGCAAGCGGCTGCTTGGCTGGAGCTACAGCTTCTTCGTGCTCTGCCTCGTCGCGTTCGTGCCGGCCTTCGTGCTGCAGGATCGCATCGGGGCGCGCGAGCTCGGCTCGGTGTTCTTCGTCTGGGTGAGCGTGTTCAACCTGTTCGTCGTCTCGCTGTTCTGGAGCCTCATGGCGGACATCTTCCAGAGCGAGCAGGCAAGGCGGGTCTTTCCCACCATCGCGCTTGGCGGCATGGCCGGTGCCGTCACCGGCCCGGGATTCGGCAAGCTGCTGGTCGGGTTGATCGGCGTGCCGGCTTTACTCGTGGTGTCGGCCATTGCCTTGCTCCTTGCGCTGGGCCTGCTGCTCACCTTGTCCACGCGCTACGACCATTGCTCGCCCGGTGCGCACGACGAGGCGGTGGGCGGCTCGCTGTGGGCGGGCATCAAGGAGTCGTGGACGCGGCCATTCCTGCGTTACATGGCCGTGCTGATGGTGCTGGGCGATGGCATCGGCACGCTGGCTTATGCGCTGATGGCCGATTACACGTACTCGCATTATCCCGATCGCGTCGCCCGTACCAATTTCTATTACAACCTGGACTGGGCCACCAACATCCTGGGCGCGGTGCTGCAGCTCACGGTCACGCGCTGGCTGCTGGTGCGCAAGGGGGCAGGCTGGGGCCTGGTGGTGCCGGCACTGGTCAATCTCGCGCTGCTGCTGCTCGTGATGGTGCTGGGCATCGGCAATATCAGCGTGTTCGGATTCGCCGTGCCCATGCTCGCGATCATGATGGCCGGTACCCGCGGCTTCGCCTATGGCATGACCAAGCCGGCTTCCGACGCGCTGTATACGCGCGTACCGCGCGAGACGCGTTACAAGGGCAAGAACTTCGTGGAGACCACCATCTGGCGTTTCGGTGACCTCGCGGTCACCACCGGCGTCAATTTGCTGGGATCGCTGGGTGTGGCGGTGGCCGGCATGGCCGGTATCGGCGCAGGCATTTCCGCGCTGGCCACGTGGGTGGCGGCACGCGCCGGCCGCTCGCCCGACCTGCTGCCGGAACAACAGGACGGGACGGCAGCGCCTCAGGCCGTGCGGACGGCCGGGGCATGA
- a CDS encoding bifunctional diguanylate cyclase/phosphodiesterase, whose amino-acid sequence MTSAPTSKTPVPWPAERGVAAMHAAVERLFRAADAASVLEICEAMLGELGVEGRLHWRLLGDPVHLDKEVIQLDLAEDPQALRSLVLELPATAAYDAQRDHMAWIGRLAATRLRQLAETSRLYEAISRLALAERLQRALYAIADQAGAEHNMTEMMHSLHAILGSLMYAENFYIALYDPATDAVRFPYYVDTMDKEPPSPDETVPLQEMRHSLTWNLLQCGQAVMGSFAELAEQFKGRFIQVGPVCEHWLGVPLLRDGRVVGGIVMQSYREDTHYTQHDRELLSYVAKHVQTALERREAHEELERRVSSRTAALREANRVLRQQVLQRQRGERLQAALFRIAELANASESLDNFYAAVHRVIGGLLYARNFYIALLDEEQKTLTFPYSVDEFDTVRVPRAHGRGVTEYVLRHGKPLLANPEEFDRLEREGEVSHRGSRSVCWLGVPLIWGDRAMGVLAVQSYSPEHTYDVRDQELLTFVGYHVANALQRKHTTESLKQAYASLERRVTERTRALALANRDLREQIAERERVERRLKYETLHDSLTGLPNRTLLLQRLEQALQRYHGDTQELFAVLFIDLDRFKVINDSVGHLVGDDLLFQVGGRIRACLKTRDVVARLGGDEFAVLAEGITDPKMALLIAERIIDELQAPFRLGAKEIFTSASIGIALPSPHYQRPEELLRDADAAMYRAKDEGRHRAAVFDDRLRREALSLLEMEGDLRRALSRNEFVPFYQPIVALQTGRTVGYEALLRWRHPDRGLLTPADFLAVAEESGCAESIDWQIFEQVCAQAEALAGPDGFVSINVSGRHFRSADLDRQLLDLIQAHRLPPRCLRIEVTERALLENAMQVKRILDNLRSHGVSIALDDFGTGYSSLSYLHQYPIETLKIDRSFIVELPREGGHGTAVVRAIQALANSLQMQVIAEGIEDEDQRQALLRIGCRFGQGFLFATPKMAEVWLQREHHFALP is encoded by the coding sequence ATGACTTCGGCCCCGACCAGTAAAACGCCCGTGCCATGGCCGGCAGAAAGAGGTGTCGCCGCCATGCATGCCGCCGTGGAACGCCTGTTCCGCGCGGCGGATGCTGCCAGCGTGCTGGAAATCTGCGAGGCCATGCTCGGGGAACTGGGCGTGGAGGGACGCCTGCATTGGCGCCTGCTGGGCGATCCCGTCCACCTCGACAAGGAGGTGATCCAGCTGGACCTGGCGGAAGATCCCCAGGCCCTGCGCTCGCTGGTGCTTGAGCTGCCGGCCACCGCCGCCTACGACGCCCAGCGTGACCACATGGCCTGGATCGGCCGTCTGGCGGCGACGCGCCTGCGCCAGCTCGCCGAAACGTCCCGCCTGTACGAAGCCATCTCGCGCCTTGCGCTGGCCGAGCGCCTGCAGCGCGCGCTGTACGCCATCGCCGACCAGGCCGGCGCCGAGCACAACATGACCGAGATGATGCATTCGCTGCACGCCATCCTCGGCAGCCTGATGTACGCGGAAAATTTCTACATCGCGTTGTACGACCCGGCCACCGACGCGGTGCGCTTTCCGTACTACGTGGACACCATGGACAAGGAGCCGCCCTCGCCCGACGAGACGGTGCCGCTCCAGGAAATGCGCCACAGCCTGACCTGGAACCTGCTCCAGTGCGGCCAGGCGGTGATGGGCTCGTTCGCCGAACTGGCCGAGCAGTTCAAGGGTCGCTTCATCCAGGTCGGCCCCGTCTGCGAACACTGGCTAGGCGTGCCATTGCTGCGCGACGGTCGCGTGGTGGGCGGCATCGTGATGCAGAGCTATCGCGAGGACACGCATTACACCCAGCACGATCGCGAACTGCTGAGCTACGTGGCCAAGCACGTGCAGACCGCGCTGGAACGGCGCGAGGCGCACGAAGAACTGGAGCGGCGCGTCTCCAGTCGCACCGCGGCCCTGCGTGAAGCCAACCGCGTGCTGCGCCAGCAGGTGCTGCAGCGCCAGCGAGGCGAGCGCCTGCAGGCCGCGCTGTTCCGCATCGCCGAGCTGGCGAATGCCTCGGAGAGCCTGGACAACTTCTACGCAGCGGTACACCGCGTGATCGGTGGCCTGCTGTACGCGCGCAATTTCTACATCGCGCTGCTGGACGAAGAGCAGAAGACGCTCACCTTTCCCTACTCCGTCGACGAGTTCGACACGGTGCGCGTGCCCCGCGCCCACGGACGGGGTGTCACCGAATATGTCTTGCGCCATGGCAAGCCGCTGCTGGCCAATCCCGAGGAATTCGACCGGCTCGAACGCGAAGGCGAAGTCAGCCATCGTGGTTCGCGCTCGGTCTGCTGGCTTGGCGTCCCGCTGATCTGGGGCGACCGCGCGATGGGCGTGCTGGCGGTGCAGAGCTACTCGCCCGAACATACCTACGACGTGCGCGACCAGGAACTGCTCACCTTCGTGGGCTACCACGTCGCGAACGCGCTGCAGCGCAAGCACACCACCGAATCGCTGAAGCAGGCCTATGCGAGCCTGGAGCGCCGCGTCACCGAACGCACGCGCGCGCTTGCATTGGCCAACCGCGACCTGCGCGAACAGATCGCCGAGCGCGAACGCGTCGAGCGTCGCCTCAAGTACGAAACCCTGCACGACTCGCTGACCGGCCTGCCCAACCGCACGCTGCTGCTGCAGCGCCTGGAGCAAGCCCTGCAGCGCTATCACGGCGACACGCAGGAATTGTTCGCCGTGCTGTTCATCGACCTCGACCGCTTCAAGGTCATCAACGATTCGGTCGGACATCTGGTCGGCGACGACCTGCTGTTCCAGGTAGGCGGCCGCATCCGCGCGTGCCTGAAGACGCGCGACGTGGTGGCGCGCCTGGGCGGCGACGAGTTCGCCGTGCTTGCCGAAGGCATTACCGATCCGAAGATGGCCCTGCTGATCGCCGAACGCATCATCGACGAGCTGCAGGCGCCGTTCCGCCTCGGCGCGAAGGAGATCTTCACTTCCGCGTCGATCGGCATCGCCCTGCCCAGCCCGCATTACCAGCGCCCGGAAGAACTGCTGCGCGACGCGGACGCCGCGATGTATCGCGCCAAGGACGAAGGACGCCACCGCGCCGCCGTGTTCGACGATCGCCTGCGCCGCGAGGCGCTGTCGTTGCTGGAGATGGAAGGCGACCTGCGCCGCGCGCTGAGCCGCAACGAATTCGTGCCGTTCTACCAACCCATCGTCGCGCTGCAGACCGGCCGCACGGTGGGCTACGAAGCGCTGCTGCGCTGGCGCCATCCCGATCGCGGCCTGCTGACGCCGGCGGATTTCCTCGCCGTGGCGGAAGAAAGCGGCTGCGCGGAAAGCATCGACTGGCAGATCTTCGAGCAGGTCTGCGCCCAGGCCGAAGCGCTGGCGGGGCCCGACGGCTTCGTCAGCATCAACGTTTCCGGCCGGCATTTCCGCTCGGCCGATCTGGATCGCCAGCTGCTGGACCTGATCCAGGCGCATCGCCTGCCGCCGCGCTGCCTGCGCATCGAAGTGACCGAGCGCGCGCTGCTCGAGAACGCCATGCAGGTGAAGCGCATCCTCGACAACCTGCGCTCGCACGGCGTCAGCATTGCGCTGGATGACTTCGGCACGGGTTATTCGTCGCTGAGCTATCTGCACCAGTATCCGATCGAGACGCTGAAGATCGATCGCTCCTTCATCGTCGAACTGCCGCGCGAAGGCGGACACGGTACGGCGGTGGTGCGCGCGATCCAGGCGCTGGCCAACTCGCTGCAGATGCAGGTGATCGCCGAGGGCATCGAGGATGAGGACCAGCGCCAGGCCCTGCTGCGCATCGGCTGCCGTTTCGGGCAGGGCTTCCTGTTCGCCACGCCGAAGATGGCCGAGGTGTGGCTGCAGCGCGAGCATCACTTCGCCTTGCCCTGA